Part of the Phycisphaerales bacterium genome, TCAGCCGCCGAACGCTTTCTTGAGCAGGTCGCCGAACGATACCCGCTCCTGCTCCTCGCGCACGGCTGCCTCGATGGTGTCGAACTCGAGCACCTCGGGGGCCTCGATCAGGGGCCGGCGCTGGCTCTCGTCGACGCGTACCAGGCCGAGCGCACCCTGGCCGGTCACGTTCACCTGCCACACGCCCTCGCCGAGCGAGCGATACACCGCCTTGCCCACCACGGCGCCGGGCTCGTCCCAGTCCACGTCGACCAGTTCGGGGTCGATCACGATGCCCTCGGTGGGCGGCGTGCGATCGTCGAAGACCCGCCGGATCCAGAGCCGACCGCCGATAACCACGTAGTCGACGTAGATCTCGCGCTGCGGGTCGTAGGGCGTGGGGATCACGGTCTCGACGCCGCGGCGGCTGCGGACTCGCACGCTCATCGAGCCCTCATCGACCACGAGTTCGGTGACGGCGGCCTGCGTGACGGCGCTATTGAACTGCTCGACCAAGGCGGTGTAGTCGCGGGCGACCTCTTCGAGCCGATCGCGGTAGATATCGGCCCGTAGATCTGCGCGGGCTCTCGACAACGCCAAATACCCACCGACTACCAGGAGCAGCATGGTAAACAGGGCAAGCCCTGACGTAAAAATCCTGCCCATTGGGTATTTTCCGCTTGACATCGAAGGCATCCGGGGCCATTGTAGTAGCCAGAGAGATCGTGGAGGACAGCGGTATTTCCTGGGAAATCAGCCACAGACCAGACTGATCACCGGACCCCACCGTGGCATCCCAAGGGATGCATCCGGCGGGGTGATTCTGCTTGTCCTGCATGCGAGAGAGGAACGCGTCGCCACGGCAGTTGGCGTCGCACATCGAGAGAAGGCCCTGATGGGGCCGGCCCGGCCTGCGGCTTGGAGAGCTGCACCCGGGTCCGAACACGAGATGGGGGTATCGCACGGTGAGTTCTCACCCAGCGTGCAATCCCAAACAAGCTTGCTGACCCGCGGCCGTTCGGACAACGGCCTCGGTTTCCTGTTTTGATGGCCTGGCAGCGTGCCGGGCACACCCAGTTTCCATTTGCAAATGGGGTTTGAAGAGATGATGAACACTCAGAAGGTTCTCGCCGCCGCCGCGATCCTCGCGGCCGCCGGCACCACGTTTGCCCAGGTCACCCCTGGCCCGTTCGCGCCCGACGCTCTCGAGGACATGGAGGGCACCGGTGGTGGCCGCACGTTCCTCACCAGCATCTTCGGCGGTGATGTCGGCGTCGGTGGCGACCTGAGCTTTGCCTCGGTCGACTTCGGCGACTGGCAGGACTTCCGCGCTCCCGGTGGCCCGATCCAGCCGTCCAGCGGCACGATCTTCGGCACCATCTTCGGCTTCGGCTCTGTCACCTTCGACTTCACCGGCATCGGTGGCATCACCGGCTTCGGCTTCGAGGCCAGCGCCGCCGGCGTCGGCAGCGATGACATCGAGTTCTTCGACCTCGGTGGCAGCAGCATCGGCTTCTTCAGCGACGGCGACGGCTACGGCCCCGGCGACGGCTCCATGGAGCCCAAGGCCTGGACCTCGACCGTGGCCATCGGCTCGGTCACCGTGACCGGTCCCGAGACCGCCTTCGATGACTTCCGCTACGTGCAGGGCGACGTTCCGGCCCGCATCCTGATCTACACCGAGAGCAACGGCGACGACAACGAGATCGCTGCTGCCGACAACCTGGGCCTGAACTACGACCTGATCCGTAGCGACACCGCCGCCCTCAACGCGGCGCTGGCCAGCGGCGACTACGTGTTCGCCATCATCCACCAGCCGGCCAACAACTTCGCCGCCGGCTTCGACGCCGAGCTCGACGCCTTCGTCAGCGGTGGCAACCGCGTGCACTTCTCGTTCTGGAACACCGACGCCGATCCGGCCATCCAGAGCACCCTCGGCATCGACAGCGCCGTCGACTTCTTCGCGCCGCGTCCGGTCTTCAACAACGCGTCGCACCCCTCGTGGGGCGGCGCCGCCAGCCCGGTCGCCGTCGATGGCGACGACTGGAACGACAACGGCGACAGCCTGACCGGTGACGAGGTCGTCTCGACCTTCGACAGCGCTTCGGGTGATGGCGCCACCGTCGTCAGCAACGACAACCGCACGCTCGCCAACGGCTTCGAGTACGACTCGATGGAGAGCAGCGGCATGACCAACCTGCTCGAGGCGCAGATCGCCTGGGTCGAGACCGCTCCGCCCCCGCCCCCGCCCCCCGGCAGCCTGGTCATCCAGTTCCAGTCCGGCAACGACGGCCACCTGGCCGCCGCCGTCAACTCCGCGGGCATCACCCCGGACCTCGTGCTCGAGAGCGACTTCCCGGGCCTGACCGCTGCCCTGAACAACCCCGACTACGGCGTTGCTCTGGTCAGCAACCCCTGCTGCTTCTTCGACGCCGGCACCCCCGCCGCCTTCGATGACTTCATCGATCGCGGCAACGTCGCCCACCTGTCCTTCTGGAACATGGACGCCGAGCCCGTGCTGCAGGACGCCTTCGGCGTCGCGACGGCCGTCGACTTCTTCACCCCGCGTTCGGTCTTCGACAACGCCGGTCACCCGTCGTGGGGCAGCGCCTCGAGCCCGGTGAACCCGGCCATCGATCCGAGCCCGTGGAACGACAACGGCGACAGCATGACCGCTGACGCTGGTGCCGAGATCGTCGGTACCTTCGATTCCACCTCCGGCGACGGTGCCATCATCGTTGCCAACGGCGATGCCACCCTCTTCAACGGCTTCGACTACGACTCCATGGAAGACGGTGCGGTCCGCGACCTGATCGAGGCCCAGCTCGGCTTCATCGGCACGGGCGCCGACTGCTACGCCGACTTCGACGACGACGGCAGCCTGACCATCTTCGACTTCCTGGCGTTCCAGAACGCCTTCGATGGTGGTGACCTGGCGGCCGACTGCGATGAGGACGGCATCCTCACGCTCTTCGACTTCCTCTGCTTCCAGAACGCCTTCGACGCCGGCTGCGACTAATCCCAGCCCCGTCCGTTCTGAAACCTTCTGAGTGACCGCGAGGCCCCGGAGCAATCCGGGGCCTCGTTCTTTTTCGGGTGCCGGAGTTGCCGAGCCATCCGAGGCGTGGCAAGCCCCCGCGAGCCCAACGCCGCACGGACCTCATGGCAATACCACGCACATAAACTTGCGTAAAACTACCACATTCGCACGCGAAACTAGCTGTTCGAGCCGAGTTGCTCTTGACATAATGCCGCAAATACGGCATTACTTATATTGACGGAAGTATCGACTCGTTCGTGGGAAGCTGGGGGTACGTCTTCCAAGCCAAGATACGTCTGGCATGCTCGGAGAGGATGAGTACGCCCAGCAGCGCTCAACGCTGTCACAGGTGTCGCCCGCCAACCTCGCGTTGGATTGCGGCGCGCCCCTGCGATATCGGGTGCGCACAGACGTAGGGGAGAGGGGAAGAGTCGAGCCACGCGTGTTCGACGCTCCTTCGAGAAGCAAAGACGCTTGCTGACCCGGCTGGCTACTCAGGCCCGCCGTTGTTTCGTTTCGTGCAGAGGCTGGTGATGTATCAGCCGCGTGACCCGTAACACCTGACTTGGGGGTTTCTAAGAGATGGATATGCAGAAGACACTCGCCGCCGCCGCCATTCTTGCGGCCGCCGGCACCACGTTTGCCCAGGTGACCCCTGGCCCGTTCTCGCCCGACGCCACCGATGACATGGAGAGCTATCCGGGCGTTCGTACGTTCCTGACCAGCCTCTTCTCCGGCAACGTCGGCGTGGGCGGCGCCCTGAGCTTTGCGTCGGTTGACGCCGGCGACTGGCTCGACTTCCGCGCGCCGGGCGGGCCGATTGCGCCCACCAGCGGCACGAAGTTTGGCACGATCTTCGGCTTCGGATCGGTCGACTTTGATTTCTCCAGCATCGGTGGCATCACCGGCTTTGGCTTCCAGGCCAGTGCCGCCGGCGTCGGCACCGACGACATCGAGTTCTTCGACCTCGGTGGCGCGCCCATCGGCTTCTTCAGCGACCCCGATGGCTACGGCCCGGGCGACGGCACGATGGAGCCCAAGGCCTGGACCTCGACCGTCGCCATCGGCTCGGTCCGCGTTACCGGTCCCGAGACCGCGTTCGACGACTTCCGGATCGTTCGGGGTGATGTTCCCGCGCAGATCCTGATCTACACGGAGAGCAACGGCGATGACAACGAGATTGCCGCGGCCGACAACCTCGGCCTGAACTACGACCTGATTCGGCGCGACACCCCCGCCCTCAACGCGGCGCTGGCCAGCGGCGATTATGTCTTCGCCATCATCCACCAGCCGGCCAACAACTTCGCCGCCGGCTTCGACGCCGAGCTCGACGCCTTCGTCAGCGGCGGCAACCGCGTGCACTTCTCGTTCTGGAACCTCGATGCCGAGCCGGCCCTCCAGAGCACCCTGGGCGTCGACAGCACGGTCGACTTCTTCGCGCCGCGTCCGGTCTTCGACAACGCCGGCCACCCGTCGTGGGGCGGCGCTGCCAGCCCGGTCGCCGTCGATGGCGACGACTGGAACGACAACGGTGATGCGGTCACCGGCGACGAGGTCGTGTCGACCTTCGACAGCGCGTCGGGCGATGGCGCGACCGTCGTGAGCAACGACAACCGCACGCTCACCAACGCCTTCGAGTACGACTCGATGGAGAGCAGCGGCATGACCGACCTGCTCGAAGCCCAGATCGACTGGGTCGAGGACGCACTGCCCCCGGCACCTCCCGGTTGCCAGCCCGAGCTCGACTTCGAGGGCATCGGTGAAGGCATGCCCATCAGCGATGAGTTCCCCGGCGTCACCTTCGGCGACGGTACGGGCCAGACCGCGTCGATCAGTAGCTTCAGCGGCTTCTTCGGTTCGGACGTGCTCTGCAACGCGACCGATGGCGGCGGCAATCGCTACCTGACGCTCGTCATGGAGTTCGATGGCGGCCTGACCGAGCTGGAATTCGACTTCAACAGCGCCGGCACGCCGAGCACTGGCTTCGAGTTCCCCATCCGCTTCTATGACGCCGGCGGTCTGGTGAGCACCGACGGTATCCTTGAGGCCGGCTCGGCATGGACGCGCGACATCAACTACAGCCTCGATGGCACC contains:
- a CDS encoding GC-type dockerin domain-anchored protein translates to MNTQKVLAAAAILAAAGTTFAQVTPGPFAPDALEDMEGTGGGRTFLTSIFGGDVGVGGDLSFASVDFGDWQDFRAPGGPIQPSSGTIFGTIFGFGSVTFDFTGIGGITGFGFEASAAGVGSDDIEFFDLGGSSIGFFSDGDGYGPGDGSMEPKAWTSTVAIGSVTVTGPETAFDDFRYVQGDVPARILIYTESNGDDNEIAAADNLGLNYDLIRSDTAALNAALASGDYVFAIIHQPANNFAAGFDAELDAFVSGGNRVHFSFWNTDADPAIQSTLGIDSAVDFFAPRPVFNNASHPSWGGAASPVAVDGDDWNDNGDSLTGDEVVSTFDSASGDGATVVSNDNRTLANGFEYDSMESSGMTNLLEAQIAWVETAPPPPPPPGSLVIQFQSGNDGHLAAAVNSAGITPDLVLESDFPGLTAALNNPDYGVALVSNPCCFFDAGTPAAFDDFIDRGNVAHLSFWNMDAEPVLQDAFGVATAVDFFTPRSVFDNAGHPSWGSASSPVNPAIDPSPWNDNGDSMTADAGAEIVGTFDSTSGDGAIIVANGDATLFNGFDYDSMEDGAVRDLIEAQLGFIGTGADCYADFDDDGSLTIFDFLAFQNAFDGGDLAADCDEDGILTLFDFLCFQNAFDAGCD
- a CDS encoding GC-type dockerin domain-anchored protein, producing MQKTLAAAAILAAAGTTFAQVTPGPFSPDATDDMESYPGVRTFLTSLFSGNVGVGGALSFASVDAGDWLDFRAPGGPIAPTSGTKFGTIFGFGSVDFDFSSIGGITGFGFQASAAGVGTDDIEFFDLGGAPIGFFSDPDGYGPGDGTMEPKAWTSTVAIGSVRVTGPETAFDDFRIVRGDVPAQILIYTESNGDDNEIAAADNLGLNYDLIRRDTPALNAALASGDYVFAIIHQPANNFAAGFDAELDAFVSGGNRVHFSFWNLDAEPALQSTLGVDSTVDFFAPRPVFDNAGHPSWGGAASPVAVDGDDWNDNGDAVTGDEVVSTFDSASGDGATVVSNDNRTLTNAFEYDSMESSGMTDLLEAQIDWVEDALPPAPPGCQPELDFEGIGEGMPISDEFPGVTFGDGTGQTASISSFSGFFGSDVLCNATDGGGNRYLTLVMEFDGGLTELEFDFNSAGTPSTGFEFPIRFYDAGGLVSTDGILEAGSAWTRDINYSLDGTIIRVEIDSFNDGWLFGVDNMTYCFGDDDCYADFDDDGSLTIFDFLAFQNAFDGGDLAADCDGDGVLTLFDFLCFQNAFDAGCD